One window from the genome of Macaca fascicularis isolate 582-1 chromosome 7, T2T-MFA8v1.1 encodes:
- the LOC135971599 gene encoding uncharacterized protein has protein sequence MHFLFPIPSVETVFPVSDLHCPFQATPSWARTRPRPRPRPIRAERSAAASRRKGEPGGGTAGGGEESSSRRRRLGVGGEAGSSMFARGSAGTAGRSRRVSGGFPYHRCELVAGSWPAGCRHQMLTRPPRPGSLETRQLAGLAARRRGSFRWPLPPPAAPPASPVLPPPPESITTAGPQCPRLSGARPPPPPSLQAETKPSRRLPPLSSVGSQESRGPRLAR, from the coding sequence ATGCATTTCCTTTTCCCGATTCCGAGCGTGGAGACTGTTTTCCCAGTTTCCGACCTTCACTGCCCCTTTCAGGCCACCCCCTCGTGGGCGCGCACACGCCCGcgccctcgcccccgccccatcCGCGCCGAGCGGTCCGCAGCGGCATCTCGCAGGAAGGGGGAGCCCGGCGGCGGCACGGccgggggaggggaagagagcaGCAGTCGCCGCCGCCGCCTTGGGGTGGGCGGGGAAGCAGGCAGCTCCATGTTTGCAAGGGGATCAGCCGGGACCGCGGGGCGAAGCCGCCGAGTTTCTGGGGGTTTTCCGTACCACCGGTGCGAGCTCGTTGCCGGCTCGTGGCCTGCCGGGTGCCGGCACCAAATGCTGACTCGACCGCCAAGGCCAGGGAGTTTGGAAACCCGGCAGCTCGCGGGGCTAGCGGCGAGGCGCAGGGGATCTTTCCGGTGGCCTCTCCCGCCCCCGGCCGCCCCTCCCGCAAGTCCAGTGTTGCCCCCGCCCCCAGAGTCCATAACAACCGCGGGCCCACAGTGCCCGCGCCTCTCCGGAGCGCGCCCACCGCCCCCTCCAAGTTTGCAGGCAGAAACAAAACCCTCGAGGCGGCTGCCGCCCTTGTCCAGCGTGGGTAGCCAGGAAAGCCGCGGGCCCCGGCTCGCTCGCTAA